One window of the Streptomyces sp. ITFR-21 genome contains the following:
- a CDS encoding C40 family peptidase, which produces MATPTPPGTPPPNPGTGRLLGTNNLGQQLDALTRAFTTFTNRFASQAGLGTLGMTAYGPMGGQTRQDNQLGRLQQQYVQGQSAHQVARQRMQDDLDRQQLVWDRQRAVGTRQVNDMRRPQWFRDESQMQLDINADSFVSSQRQTRDNWNLRDSQFTASQAQMTADMQRLRRQSAQQTTMNRVAFAGQVTGAVVGAARSYYSGGFEEQLGQFERRMDLAAPNWSGTAGRRAQSMGRNLKSSGAIMWASSNEDLYGGSTDITLQSASSQVQNQLSRASSAAYITPGLGMQGAAQMQQELGTGQAFYASQMFGLAPTRFAGGVQNSPASMALSLAQRVNSGGFGSLSSKQLHDQLMQGGSLSMSMANWSQAAGLSGQSLEAMRNQTELLRDLMNPEKQGLKGLSSDKALQLIDDAGKRTGAGDKARDTIKDYAPSIGGSYQDSQRYLQGLSREGHLPASASFLDAARASADTLADIKTLLQKAMGPFANWLGGLTGAYKAGGPVGGTVSRLKDSGKGATSGFIKGWNMGPNVIFGDSGAGTDQSSYAKDAWNWVGGLFGGDSGTPESKQGGAGAKKSDGAGVTGGGVAAAISFARAQVGDKYVMGATGPNAWDCSSLMQAAYRSVGVSLPRVTYDQIKKGVEVPIDDVKPGDLVFYKDLSHVGMYAGNGRVIEAANPGRGVVEGPMYSKFKRARRVLSGGMEATPSLSGAQDDPTASQSGGSGPSYAGAYGSVEEVDALAAALAGSGGGGGGGGGSLQSVSRTPSASQNEEASTGSGGKDTVSDTRANVKLGRTMAAKYGWTAGEFDDLYKLWMGESGWNTHADNPSSDAYGIPQAMSNIHKETATSAWRNSASLQIAWGLKYIKGRYGSPSKALSFWNSHNPHWYKDGAWEVPGQRGEGVDARLHGGEMVLEANAAHTVRQALLNQGLNPSSNQGTSAGGGAVTLSFGAGSVVVQMPSATAEGAKSAATSFVSYVAADDRIKSLMGGW; this is translated from the coding sequence GTGGCCACTCCGACACCACCGGGAACCCCGCCCCCCAATCCCGGCACCGGCCGGCTCCTCGGCACCAACAACCTTGGCCAGCAGCTCGACGCGCTGACACGGGCCTTCACCACGTTCACGAACCGCTTCGCCAGCCAGGCCGGCCTCGGCACCCTCGGCATGACCGCCTACGGACCCATGGGCGGCCAGACGCGGCAGGACAACCAACTCGGCCGCCTCCAGCAGCAGTACGTCCAGGGGCAAAGCGCGCACCAGGTCGCGCGCCAGCGGATGCAAGACGACCTGGACCGGCAGCAGCTCGTCTGGGACCGCCAACGCGCCGTGGGCACGCGCCAGGTCAACGACATGCGCAGGCCGCAGTGGTTCCGCGACGAATCCCAGATGCAGCTCGACATCAATGCCGACTCTTTCGTCAGCTCCCAACGCCAGACCCGCGACAACTGGAACCTGCGGGACTCCCAGTTCACCGCCTCCCAGGCACAGATGACCGCCGACATGCAGCGGCTGCGCCGACAGTCAGCACAGCAGACGACGATGAACCGCGTCGCCTTCGCCGGCCAGGTCACCGGCGCCGTGGTCGGGGCTGCGAGGTCGTACTACAGCGGGGGTTTCGAAGAACAACTCGGCCAATTCGAGCGCCGCATGGACCTGGCCGCACCGAACTGGAGTGGAACCGCTGGCAGGCGGGCGCAGTCCATGGGCCGCAACCTGAAGTCCAGCGGCGCCATCATGTGGGCCTCCTCCAATGAGGATCTCTACGGGGGCTCGACCGACATCACGCTGCAAAGCGCCTCGTCCCAGGTACAGAACCAGCTCAGCCGCGCTTCCTCCGCCGCCTACATCACCCCTGGTCTCGGTATGCAGGGCGCCGCCCAGATGCAGCAGGAACTCGGCACCGGCCAGGCGTTCTACGCCAGCCAGATGTTCGGTCTGGCCCCGACTCGCTTCGCGGGCGGCGTGCAGAACTCCCCCGCATCCATGGCCCTCAGCCTGGCCCAGCGGGTGAACTCAGGCGGCTTTGGCTCCCTGTCATCGAAACAACTGCACGACCAGCTTATGCAGGGCGGGTCGCTTTCGATGTCGATGGCGAACTGGAGCCAAGCCGCCGGGCTTTCGGGCCAATCCCTTGAGGCGATGCGCAACCAGACAGAGTTGCTACGCGACTTGATGAACCCGGAGAAGCAGGGCCTCAAGGGGCTCTCCTCCGACAAAGCCCTCCAGCTCATCGACGACGCCGGCAAGCGCACCGGCGCAGGCGACAAAGCCCGCGACACGATCAAGGATTACGCCCCCAGCATCGGCGGTAGCTACCAGGACTCGCAGCGCTACCTCCAGGGCCTGAGCCGGGAAGGGCACCTGCCTGCCAGCGCATCCTTCCTCGACGCAGCCCGCGCGAGCGCCGACACCCTCGCGGACATCAAGACCCTGCTCCAGAAAGCCATGGGGCCCTTCGCGAACTGGCTCGGCGGGCTGACCGGCGCGTACAAGGCCGGCGGCCCGGTGGGCGGCACCGTGTCCCGGCTGAAGGACTCCGGGAAAGGCGCCACGAGCGGGTTCATCAAGGGCTGGAATATGGGCCCCAACGTCATCTTCGGCGACTCGGGGGCAGGCACCGACCAGTCCTCCTACGCCAAGGACGCGTGGAACTGGGTCGGCGGCCTCTTCGGCGGCGACTCCGGCACACCGGAGTCCAAGCAGGGGGGCGCGGGCGCCAAGAAGTCCGACGGTGCCGGCGTCACCGGGGGCGGCGTCGCTGCCGCCATCAGCTTCGCCCGAGCCCAGGTCGGTGACAAGTACGTCATGGGCGCCACCGGGCCGAACGCCTGGGACTGCTCAAGCTTGATGCAAGCCGCGTACCGGTCGGTCGGCGTGAGTCTGCCGCGCGTCACCTATGACCAGATCAAAAAGGGCGTCGAAGTCCCGATCGACGACGTCAAGCCGGGCGACCTCGTCTTTTACAAAGACCTCTCCCATGTCGGCATGTACGCCGGTAACGGCCGAGTCATCGAGGCCGCCAACCCCGGCCGGGGCGTCGTTGAGGGCCCGATGTACTCGAAGTTCAAGCGGGCACGGCGCGTGCTGTCCGGAGGGATGGAAGCCACTCCAAGTCTGTCCGGTGCCCAGGACGACCCCACGGCCAGCCAGAGCGGCGGCAGCGGCCCCTCGTACGCGGGAGCCTACGGATCTGTCGAAGAAGTCGACGCCCTGGCGGCTGCCCTGGCCGGGAGCGGCGGAGGTGGCGGAGGTGGCGGAGGAAGCCTTCAAAGCGTCAGCCGTACTCCGAGTGCTTCGCAGAACGAGGAAGCCTCCACCGGCTCGGGCGGCAAGGACACGGTCAGCGACACCCGCGCGAACGTGAAGCTCGGCCGAACCATGGCCGCCAAATACGGCTGGACCGCAGGCGAATTTGACGATCTGTACAAGCTGTGGATGGGCGAGTCCGGTTGGAACACCCACGCGGACAACCCTAGTTCGGACGCCTACGGAATTCCGCAGGCCATGTCCAATATCCACAAGGAGACGGCGACTTCCGCGTGGCGCAACTCGGCCTCTCTACAGATCGCGTGGGGTCTGAAATACATCAAGGGCCGCTACGGAAGCCCGTCGAAGGCGCTGTCGTTCTGGAATTCGCACAATCCGCACTGGTACAAGGACGGTGCCTGGGAGGTGCCCGGCCAGCGGGGCGAGGGAGTCGATGCCCGGCTGCACGGCGGCGAGATGGTCCTCGAAGCGAATGCCGCCCACACGGTGCGCCAGGCCCTCCTCAATCAGGGCCTCAACCCTAGCTCGAACCAAGGAACCTCAGCCGGCGGCGGAGCAGTGACCCTCTCATTCGGCGCGGGCTCAGTCGTGGTGCAGATGCCGTCCGCCACGGCGGAAGGCGCGAAGTCCGCCGCGACTTCCTTCGTCAGCTACGTGGCCGCCGACGACCGGATCAAGTCACTGATGGGGGGTTGGTGA
- a CDS encoding phage tail protein — translation MGATTTTQKPSLAQLQTDPLRNFKFQVMIHLAGSTLDSSKRTNQLGFMSVSGLSITTDVVVYRQGGMNTTTQKMPGQSDFAPITLSRGLICGDSDIYAWLTKLFRVMQGTGGNDGSYNFRATMDIFLLDHPVTTQNVTYKAGWRVYNCWPTSIAFGDLDSGANGVELQQITLAHEGWDFKIANKYGPGSGISLP, via the coding sequence GTGGGAGCCACAACCACCACCCAGAAGCCGTCGCTCGCGCAGCTCCAGACGGACCCGCTCAGGAATTTCAAGTTCCAGGTGATGATTCACCTCGCGGGTTCCACGCTGGACTCTTCGAAGCGTACCAACCAGCTCGGGTTCATGAGCGTCTCCGGCCTGTCGATCACCACTGACGTAGTGGTTTATCGGCAGGGCGGGATGAACACGACGACCCAGAAGATGCCGGGTCAGTCCGACTTCGCACCCATCACGCTTTCCCGAGGACTGATCTGCGGCGACAGCGACATCTACGCATGGCTGACCAAGCTTTTCCGCGTCATGCAGGGCACCGGAGGAAACGACGGGTCGTACAACTTCCGCGCGACCATGGACATTTTCCTGCTCGACCATCCGGTGACGACTCAGAACGTCACGTACAAGGCTGGCTGGCGCGTCTACAACTGCTGGCCGACCAGCATCGCATTCGGCGATCTGGACAGCGGGGCAAATGGTGTGGAATTGCAGCAAATCACCCTTGCCCACGAAGGCTGGGACTTCAAGATCGCAAACAAGTACGGACCTGGCAGCGGAATTTCCCTGCCTTAA